A window of Candidatus Nealsonbacteria bacterium genomic DNA:
TTTTTTAAGGCTTGGCAAAACATTATTGAGCGTTTTTCAGTGGCTCCAGATTTTGTCAAAAGCTGTTCATTGGACAGAAAAAAAAGGAAAAAAACCAGGTTATTTTCCAAAAAAAATGCCAAATGTTCTCTCTTTTCTTGCCTTAAATCAACTAAGAAAACTTGAGAGATTTAATAACCATAGACGCAAAATAGCTAATTTTTATTACAATAATTTAAGAAATACTTCTTTCGAGTTGTTAGAAAAAAGTGAGGGCCAAGTTTTTTTAAGATTTACAATAAAACACTCAAAAGCTCATCAAATTATTAAAAAAGCTTGGCAGGAAAACATTTTAATAGGGGACTGGTACACAACTCCTATTGCCCCTCATGATACCAATCTGGAGAAAATGAAATATATTTCTGGAAGTTGTCCAAGAGCTGAAAAATTAGCCAAAGAAACTCTAAATTTACCAACCCATATTAATATTTCGCAAGAGGAGGCTAAAAAGATTGTAGATTTTCTGATTCGAGTCACTCATCTTTATTTTTAATTCTTAACACATTTATGACGGCCGTCATAAATGTGTTATATGTCTATGGGTTATGGGCTTTAAAATTAGAGAAATAAATAATAAAAAAGTCTGGGAAGAATTTTTATCGAGGACTAATGAAAAGACCTTTCTACAATCTTGGAACTGGGGGGAATTTCAGAAAGTAACGGGAAATAAGATTTGGAGATTGGGGGTTTATACAGAAGATAATTTATTGGGCTTAACTTTGGTTATTAAGATTACAGCTAGGAGGGGAGTTTTTTTGTTTTGTCCGCACGGGCCAGTTATCAAAGAACAAAAAACAGAGAACAGAAAACAAATTTTAAGAGAGTTTATCAATGTATTGAAAGAAATTGCCGGGGAAGAAGGGGCGAGCTTTATCAGAATTGCTCCGATTTGGGAAAGAAACCGAGAAAACATTAAAATCTTCAAAACTCTGGGATTCAGGGAAGCCCCTATTCATATGCATCCTGAGTTAACCTGGATGTTAGATATTACGCCGGACGAAGAGCAACTTTTAATGCAAATGCGCAAAACCACTCGTTATTTAATTCGCCAGGCCCAGAAGAACCCAGATGTTATAATTAGCAACAGTCAGAAGTTAGACAATGTTGAAAAATTTAATGAACTTTATCAAATAACAGTTGATCGACACAATTTTATTCCTTTTTCGTTAGACTACCTCAAAAATGAAGTCTCAGCATTTTTATCAGATAATCAGGTAGTAATATTTTTAGGTAGATATAAAGAAGAAATATTAGGTTCTGCTATTGTAATCTATTGGCAGGGAACTGCTTTCTATCATCAAGGAGCTTCATCTTTAAAATATCCGAAAATTCCCGTATCTTACCTTTTACAATGGGAAGCCATTAAAGAAGCCAAAAAAAGAGGTTGCAAAATTTATAACTTCTGGGGGATTGCTTCAACTGATTCTTCAAGGCATCCCTGGGCGGGTCTTACTTTATTTAAGAAAGGCTTTGGCGGATATGAAAAAGAATATGTTAAAACTCAGGATTTACCACTATCGAAAAAATATTGGCTAAATTATTTTGTCGAGAAATTAAGAAAAACCAGAAGGGGATTATAAATGTTAAAAGTGGAAGTTTAAACATTTATAAATTAAAGGTTGGAAAAGAATAAGCGACAAAAGAGGTTCTAATTTCAATGATTACCAGGAGATTTAGAAAACCTTACCGGATTAGAAAGAAAAAATCGATTTTACGCAATCGATTTTTTTGGCTAGGCATTATAATCATTATTATTGCCGGAGCTATTTTTTATTTTTTATTTTTTTCAAAGACTTTCCAGATTAAACAAACTATTGTTACCGGCGAAGAAAAGGTCTCAGAAGAAAGTCTTAAATTATTAATAGAAAAAAGGTTAGAAAATAGAATATTGTTTTTTAAGACAAGAAGCCTTTTCTTGGTTAACTTAAATGGAATAAAAGATGATATTTTAGATAACTTTCCCCAGATAGCAGAAGTTAAAGTCAGTCAAAGTTTCCCTGATACTATTAATATTATTGTAGTAGAAAGATTGGATTTGGCAATTTGGTGCCAAACAGAACATTGTTTTTTACTTGATAGAAAAGGAATAATTTTTGACTTAGTTAGAAATGACATTTCTACTGAATCTGAGAAGGTTCCGGGCGAAATTGTTTTGACAAAGATTATAGACAGAAGAGATATAAGTTCTTTTAATTTGGGAGATCAAATCATTGAAGAAGATGTTTTAGTATCGATTCTCGACATTAAAAAACACATAAAAGGAAATCTTGAAATAGAAATAGAAGAGTTTGTTATTCTTAATCCAGGAAGGTTGAACGTTAAAACCGCCGAAGGCTGGGAGATTTATTTTGATCTTCAAAAGGATATCTCCTGGCAGCTGACAAAATTAAATTTGGTTTTAAAAGAAGAAATCCCCCCGGAAGAAAGAGGGAATTTAGATTATATCGAGCTAAGGTTCACCAGGGTCTACTATAAATATAAAGCAGGAGATTAATCAATATAATATACGAAAATTGAGTAGCCGATTTTTTTTATAAGTTTGTATTTATCAAGCCAGAGATAATATCCTACAGGTTGGTCAAAGCCATAAGCTGGTTGGCCTTTTCCTCCCTGCAAAAGAGTAACAGATACCGCCAGATAGCTTCCCTTGGGAAGCTTTTTTGGATTCCACCTCCCCTGCCAGGGCCTAAATCTTTTGCCCAAATAATACGTTGTATCTCCTCCACCGAAATAATCAACGTAAATTTCATTAATTCCTTCTTTTTCTATCCACGTTTTTAATCTCTTTAAATCCTGGCCCCAGTCTAGATTGGAATCAACAGCATAAGTATGGCCATTATTTGGCCCGCCGACTGTTTCATTGAAATAAGAAAGAAAATGAGGATAAGTTTTTATAACCGAAACAGCCTGCCAGAGAATTAAAATAATTAAAATTGAGTATTTAATAAGTTTGAACAGGCGATTTCTTTCTGTTTTTAATAAAACAATGATCCCGCCGCCGACCAGAATATAAACAAAAGGAAAGGTGGGAAGCAGGTGTCGGACGCCAATGTTTAAGTTGCTGCTTAAACTTGTTCCCCAATATATCAGAAGCCAAACCAAGAAAACAAATTCAGTGAAGTGATCTTTTATCCAATTTCTAAGACGGGAAAGAGTTTGCCTCCAGGACATTCGGCTGAGCCCTTCGGCAGTGAGCTCAGGACGAACCTGCTCAGTCGAAGCCAAAAGCCTCTTTATTGAGTAAGCGACGAAAAGCAAAGTTATCAAAGTTAAAATATGAAAAGCCAAGGGTTCCTTAATAATATAAACAATAGGGAAGTATTGAATCCAGCCTGCAGCTGAAATTTCTCCTAAAAAGTAAGTAGTATTACCGCCGGCCGCCCTTCCTGTAGCCATAAAAACACCTAAAAAATAATGACTCCAAGGCTTTAGAATCGGACGTTCTGCCATCCAACCGACAATTTCTGCGGGAGTCCCCAGTTTCAAGGGAAGATTAGGCAAAATATTATTAAGGGGATGGTCTTTTAAAAACTCTTGAGCATAATCTTCTATCTTTTCTGTGGGTAAGTTTAAAACATGATATTGGTATACAGGCCAGATTAAAAGAAAAGCAATGATAAAAACCAGAATAATCTTTACACCATAAGAGAAAAATTGTTTAATTTTTTCTTTCTCAACTTTAAATATTATCCAAAGAAAGAAGATAATGATAAAAAGAGGAAAGAGAAGGATTAAAGAGAATTTTAAAAGTTGAGCTATTGCAAAAGCAATACCAGCTAAAATAATATTCTTATAAGTAGGGGTTTTTAAGAATTTTAGAAAGTAGTAAATACCCAGAACTGCTCCGGCCGCCGCGGCGACATCTGTGGTGACCAATCTGCCGTGAGCGAGAAAATTAGGTGAGAAAACAAACAGAAACAAGGACAGAAGCGCAGCCTTGTTTCCAAAAAGTTTTCTTGTCCAGAGGAAGATAAACCATCCTAAAAATATCAATAATAAAATCATGGGCAGCCTCGACCAGAATAAGATTTGGTCAGGATCGTTGCCTGAACGGTATAAAAATTGATAGGCAAAATCGAATTGATGCCACCAGACAGGTTTCTCGTCTTGAATCCAAGATGAATCATCTTTTGGGAAATTAAGATTTAGAAACAGAAGCGGGATAGCAGCAAGGTCTTTGATTAATGGGGGATGCTCCGGATTAAGCCTCATATCCTTTTGAGTTAGATAGGAATAGCCAGCTGAGACATGGGCAGTTTCGTCAAAAGTAAAAGAATCCTCGAGTATACTGAAAATAGCCATCAAGAACATAGATAGAAGCAATATTCCAGCGATAATATAGGTCAAGTCATTTGGAGACCTCAATTTTGACATAGAATTTAGAAAATTAAAATAAAGATTAAAGCAAAAATTAAGTCCAAGACTTTAGAAAAGATAATAATAAGAAGAATTCCTCCTAAAATTATTAATAGTATTCTTAGTTTATTACCCATTTCTGTTTTCATTTTCATTCTATTCTGTAAAGATAAAAGCTGTTTGTTTCTATAACTTTTCCTTGGGGAAATTTCTTCCGAAGCTCATCAAATAGTTTTCCGTCATATAATGGTACAATTATAGTTTCTTTTTGATCCGTTTCAATTTTATTTAAATCCTCAGCTTTTACATAGATTGAACGTGGCTGATTGAATTTAGCAGCTTCAATGAATATAACGGTTTGAGCCGGGATCGAAATTCCATAGAGAGGTACTCCGGGTTCGTTTACTATTACATACTTTTTAATTTTAGAAGGTAGAGAATTAAGGTAGTTTCCGATTGTTACATAATTCTTAGAAAAAGCCTTTTCTACTTCTGAGTTTTTGGCCCAGTTATAAAAATATTTATTAAATTCAGAATAGCCAGTAAAAACAATGAACAGTAAACAAAGAACAAAAAGCAACTTCGGCTTTTTGATTATATTTTTTAACCATCCATAGATTACTAAACCTCCGATTGCGGCAAAAATATAGACTACCGGTATTACTCCAATTACTCTTAGAGCATGAGGAACCCCTTCATAGGTTAAAACGCCAGGCAAAAGCATAGCAAAGAACCAAATGAACAGTAAACAATAAACAGTAAACAGCGGGTAATTTTTAGTTTTGATTGATTGAATTAAGTGTCTGATTGATAAAACAATACCAATTAGAAATAAGATTCCTATTGGCCAGAAGAGCATGGGGGATCCTGCAAAATTATGACGCCAATTTGGATCACCGTAAAAATTGAACATTCCCAAATGCTTAACAAGGCTTTCTCCAAAAGCCATAACTGGACTTTGTTGAGAAAAAATAGAAACTCCAGTGGCCCGACCAATAAAATCTCCAGGATTCTGTAAAAAATAAATCCCAATCGGCAGAGCTATTAAAATAATTACGACTAAAAAAACATTAACCTTCCACCAGCCGTCTCGTAAATATATTTTTTTCCAGAGAATCCTGCCCCAGCCAATTTCAGACCTTTCTTTTTTTAAATATTCTATAAATTTTAATATTAGAATTATAATTATGATAATGACAGCCATTCGAAAAGAAATATAAGTATAGAAACCTATTCCCCAGAAAATACCAGAAAAAATAAAGTTTGAAAGCTTCTTGGTCCGGAAGGCCTTCATTAGAAAATATAAGCCAAAAACCAAGACGAAGGGAACTAAAATTCCCCGGAAGCCAATTCTGGAAAAATTAGTGTGCCAGAAAGAAATAGCCAGGAAAAAAGAAGCTAAAAGGGCAATAGCCGAATGATTAAATGGTTTTATGGCTAAATGACTAAATAGTTCCTTGGTTAGTAAATATAGACCAAGGACAGTGAGTATCCCAATGATTGCAGTAACGATTTTTAATGACCAGACAGAAGCTCCAAAGACAGCAAAAGATAAGGCAACTAAATTAATAAAAAGGCCTTCGCGGCCGTTATTGTCCGGATAAAAAACTTTAAGATTGCCGGTTCTCAAAACTTCTAAAGCATTATTTCCATTGATAGCCTCATCGGGATAGAGCCCTGGTGGAATAGAATCTAACTGCCAGAGTCTAAAAAAAGAGGCGATAACCAGAATAAGCAACAAAAATAATAATCCTTTATTCTTCATTAAAGTATTCTAACAAATATGGATTAAAAAATATAGTGAATTTGTTTTCTTGACAAATTATTATGGACGTTTATATAATAAACTATCTGGCAGCGGAAAGACTCGGGAATGGAAAGTACAACGGAAAAAACAGTTCCTTTTTTCTGAAAGGCTTCGCCATGATTCTTGGGTGGAGTTTTTTGTTATTAATCATCGATGCGGGAGGTTGACGGTTAATTTTTATTCGTGTAAAATAAAATGAGTATTCTTGACTTTTACTCCTAAATAAACAACATAATCGCTTAAAATAAAAAGTTTAAAGTTTGGCAATTAACCCGTTCGATAGGCTCAGGGCTAATCTTGAGTGTAATCGAAGGATTGAAAAATGGAAGGGAACACCGAAGAAAAAAATAAAAGAGAAGACAATAAAAAAGAAAAAAAATTAAGCGTTGATGAACCGAAAGAAAAATTGAAAGAATTTCAAAGACTAGCCGGTGAGTATTTGGCTGGTTGGAAGCGTTCGAGAGCCGACCTATTGAATTACAAAAAAGAGGAAATGAACAGGATTTCAGAGGCTCTAAAATATGCCAATAAGGAGTTAATCTTAAAAATATTATCAGTCTTAGACACTTTTGATTTAGCAGAAAAGAGACTACCGGCAAATTTAAATAATAACGAACATATCAAGGGAATTTTTCAAATAAGAAATCAACTGCAAGATCTTCTAAAAAATCAAAAAGTAGAAGAGATAAAGGTACTGGGGGAAAAATTTGATCCAAATTTCCAGGAAGTCATAGAAGAAGTAGCAGTAAAACCCTTCTCCTCTGAAGCTTCGGAGGGCAGGGATAAAGAATCAGGTCTTGTCATTGAGGAAGTTCAGAAAGGATATTTATTACACGGCAAAATTTTGAGGCCAGCTAAAGTGAAAGTTTCAAAATAAACAAAGTATATAAAATTTTAAAGATAAAATAAATTATATGGCAAAAATATTAGGCATTGATTTAGGAACCACTTTTTCAGCTATGGCCGTGATAGAAAGTGGAGAACCTAAAATTGTTGAAAATAAAGAAGGAGCCAGGACAACTCCTTCAGTTGTAGCTATTACTAAAACCGGCGAGAGATTAGTAGGAGTGGTAGCTAAAAGACAGCAGATTACTAATCCCCAAAACACAATTTTTTCAATAAAAAGGTTGATGGGACGACGATTTTCAGATTTAGTGATTCAGCAGGACAAAAAGCTCTTGCCTTATGAAATAAGAGAAAGAGAAGACGGGGGAGTTGAGGTAAGGATAGGAGATAAATGGTACACTCCTCCTGAAGTCTCAGCTATGATTTTGCAGAAGTTAAAGCACGATGCTGAGGAAAAATTAGGAGAGAAAATTATCGATGCTATCATTACCTGCCCTGCTTATTTCGATGATTCGCAGAGAAAAGCAACAAAAGTGGCGGGAGAAATCGCAGGATTCAACGTTAAAAGAGTGATCAACGAACCCACCGCCGCCGCTTTGGCTTATGGGTTAACAAGAAAGAAAGAAGAACAAATTGTTGTCTATGACTTTGGGGGAGGAACTTTTGATATTTCAATTTTAGACGTTGGGACAGATACGGTGGAAGTTAAGGCAACCGGCGGCGATACGCACCTGGGTGGAGATGACTTTGACCAAAAAATAATGGACTGGGTGGTAACCGAATTTAAAAAAGACCAAGGGATTGATTTATCGAAAGACTCTTTGGCTCTACAACGGATTAAAGAGGCTGCCGAGAAAGCTAAGATTGAATTATCAACAACCCTGGAAACAGAGGTCAACATTCCGTTTGTCACTTCAGACGCCTCAGGTCCTAAACATCTTTATTATAAACTAACAAGGGCTCAACTTGAGAATTTGGTCAAAGATTATATTGAACAATCCATTGATCTTGTCAAAAAAACCCTAAAAGAGTCAAAACTTGACGTTAAAGATATTGATGAAATAGTTTTAGTGGGTGGTCAAACCAGAATGCCAAAAATTCAGCAAGAGCTTAAAGATTTTTTCGGCAAAGAAGCCCATAAAGGAATTAATCCCGACGAAGTGGTAGCAATTGGAGCTGCAGCCGAAGGAGGAATTTTGGGGGGAGAAATTAAAGAAGTATTGCTTCTGGATGTTACCCCTCTTTCTTTAGGTATTGAAACCATGGGACAAATCAGTACAGTTTTAATCCAAAAAAATACAACCATTCCCACTTCTAAAACTCAAATTTTTTCTACCGCCTCCGATAGTCAAACCACAGTCGAAGTCCGTGTTTTACAAGGAGAAAGGTCAATGGCTACTGACAACAAAACCTTGGGAAGATTTATTTTAGATGGTATTCCTTCTGCTCCTCGGGGAATTCCCCAAATTGAAGTTACCTTTGATATTGATGCAGACGGTCTATTAAATGTTTCAGCTAAGGATAAAGCCAGCGGCAAAACGCAGTCAGTAAGAATTGAGGGTTCTTCCGGTCTTTCAAAAGAAGAGATAGAAAAAATGAAAAAAGAGGCAGAAGCACATACAGCCGAAGATCAGAAGAAACGAGAATTAGTAGAAGTGAGAAATTCAGCCGATAATTTAATCTACACCACAGAAAAAACCTTGAAAGAATCAGGTTCTAAGATGAATCAAGATTTAAAAAAAGAGATTGAAGGAAAAATAGAAAATTTGAAAAAAATAAAAGAGGGTGATACTATAGAGGAAACAAAAAGCAAGATCGCAGAATTATCTCAGGCTATTCAAAAGGCAGGAGCTGAATTATACCGTCAGACCAAGGAAGAGAAGTCAGCCCCAAAAGACGATGGCTCCGACTCGGAGACGGGGCAAGAGCCTCGCCAAGGGCGGGATGAGAAAAAGCCAGAAGCTGAGGAGGGGGAGTATAAAGAGAAGTAGCGCTCAGCAACGAAGTCTCAAAGTACCGACCCTCAAAATCCCAGGACATTCGGCTGAGCTCAGTCGAAGCCCGAGATTTTGGGGTCTGCGTTCTCGGCTTCTCGTCCGCCTTCGGCGGAACCATGCCGATGAGCCTGCGAAAGCTACTTTAAAACTTGTTGCCTCGCTTAGAGATTATTCGTATATGCGTAATAATTCGTAATTCGTAGGGATATGAAAGACTACTATCAAATTTTAGGTGTTTCTCGGGGCGCTTCTCAAGACGAGATTAAAAAGGCTTATCGAAAGTTGGCCCATAAACACCATCCCGACAAAGGCGGGGATGAAAGAAAGTTTAAAGAAATAAACGAAGCTTATCAGATTCTTTCTGATAAAGAAAAGAGGAATCAGTATGATAGATTTGACCGAGTCTTTGAAGGGGCTGGAGTAGGTCCAGATTTTGATTTTGGAAATGTTTGGGGCAGATCTGGAGAGGGAGTCGAGTTTGATTTAGGAGAAATGTTTGAAGAATTTTTTGGATTTACAAAGACGCGAGGAGATTTAAGAAAAGGCAGAGATATTGAGATGAATCTTGAAATTCCTTTAGAATATACTCTTTTGGGACAAGAGAAAAAAATTTCTTTATATAAAATGCTTTCCTGTTCAAGGTGTCAAGGATCAGGAGCTGAACCTGGTACGCCTGTTAAGGAGTGTTTCTCCTGTCGGGGAGCGGGTGAAGTTCAACAGATAAGAAGAACTTTTTTTGGCTCTTTCACTAAACATATTATTTGTCCTGAGTGCAATGGTGAAGGGCAAAAACCGGAAAGGCCCTGCAATGTCTGTAAAGGAGAGGGAAGAATTAAAGGAAATGATAATATTAAAGTATTTATTCCGGCTGGCGTAGATTCAAATCAGGTAATTAAAATTAACGGTAAAGGAGAAGCTGGAAGAAGAGGAGCAAAATCCGGAAATTTATATGTCAGAATTTTGATTAAACCACATTCAATCTTTCAAAGGAAAGGAGATAACCTATATCTGAAAATCCCTGTTTCTTTTTCTCAGGCCGCTCTAGGAGATGAAATTGAAATTTCTACTTTAGAAGGAAGAAAAATTTTATTAAAAATCCCACGAGGCACAGAGTCAGGAAACATTTTAAGAATTTCTCAAAAAGGAATTCCTCGTTTTTCTGGCCATGGGAGAGGTGATCTTTATATTGAGCTTAGCATTAGAACCCCAAGAAAATTAACAAGAAAGCAAAAGGAATTATTAGAAAAATTGAAAGAAGAAGGAATATAACTATTGTTTCTCAACGGAAGTGCTAAATCCTAATTTTTAAATCCTGATGCCACAAATCCTTCGGATTAGGGTACGAGGCAGACACATCCCAATGACTAAAATTTTAAGAGCCCCGCTAACTCAACTGGTAGAGTATCTGCCTTTTAAGCAGGAAGTTGGAGGTTCGAGTCCTCCGCGGGGCACATAAAAAACAGCACTTTCACAAAAAGACAATAGTACCTTTACGAGAAAGGAGGTAAGACAAGGATGAGACTACAAGATGCTGTACTTTTTCCTAAAGATCCCGTAATTTGGCCTGATGGTTTTCTTCCCATTCAAGGATGGGACCAAAGAATACAGATAAGGCTGCCGGTCGCTATTGGCAGTTTTGATGAAATACGGGTCGCACAAGCCATGTCTCAGAAAACTATCGAAATGATGACGAACTCGGGAAGTCAGCTTCTCTTTAAAAAAATCAAAATAGAAATTCGGGAAAGGACGTATTGGCTTGCTTTACAAATTGAACCACAAGGATTTATTATTTTTGACCCGCCATTAGAATCGAGATCTAAAAAGCAGAAATCCAATGCCGTTTATTACGCTGCTAGCGAGAAGTGGGGATTATTGGTTCAATATATCCCTCCTGACTCTAGGACATCTTCTCATGACCATTCAAAGTCAAGATGGATCGAAACAAATCATCCTCTTATCGGC
This region includes:
- a CDS encoding peptidoglycan bridge formation glycyltransferase FemA/FemB family protein: MGFKIREINNKKVWEEFLSRTNEKTFLQSWNWGEFQKVTGNKIWRLGVYTEDNLLGLTLVIKITARRGVFLFCPHGPVIKEQKTENRKQILREFINVLKEIAGEEGASFIRIAPIWERNRENIKIFKTLGFREAPIHMHPELTWMLDITPDEEQLLMQMRKTTRYLIRQAQKNPDVIISNSQKLDNVEKFNELYQITVDRHNFIPFSLDYLKNEVSAFLSDNQVVIFLGRYKEEILGSAIVIYWQGTAFYHQGASSLKYPKIPVSYLLQWEAIKEAKKRGCKIYNFWGIASTDSSRHPWAGLTLFKKGFGGYEKEYVKTQDLPLSKKYWLNYFVEKLRKTRRGL
- a CDS encoding FtsQ-type POTRA domain-containing protein produces the protein MITRRFRKPYRIRKKKSILRNRFFWLGIIIIIIAGAIFYFLFFSKTFQIKQTIVTGEEKVSEESLKLLIEKRLENRILFFKTRSLFLVNLNGIKDDILDNFPQIAEVKVSQSFPDTINIIVVERLDLAIWCQTEHCFLLDRKGIIFDLVRNDISTESEKVPGEIVLTKIIDRRDISSFNLGDQIIEEDVLVSILDIKKHIKGNLEIEIEEFVILNPGRLNVKTAEGWEIYFDLQKDISWQLTKLNLVLKEEIPPEERGNLDYIELRFTRVYYKYKAGD
- a CDS encoding phospholipid carrier-dependent glycosyltransferase; translated protein: MSKLRSPNDLTYIIAGILLLSMFLMAIFSILEDSFTFDETAHVSAGYSYLTQKDMRLNPEHPPLIKDLAAIPLLFLNLNFPKDDSSWIQDEKPVWWHQFDFAYQFLYRSGNDPDQILFWSRLPMILLLIFLGWFIFLWTRKLFGNKAALLSLFLFVFSPNFLAHGRLVTTDVAAAAGAVLGIYYFLKFLKTPTYKNIILAGIAFAIAQLLKFSLILLFPLFIIIFFLWIIFKVEKEKIKQFFSYGVKIILVFIIAFLLIWPVYQYHVLNLPTEKIEDYAQEFLKDHPLNNILPNLPLKLGTPAEIVGWMAERPILKPWSHYFLGVFMATGRAAGGNTTYFLGEISAAGWIQYFPIVYIIKEPLAFHILTLITLLFVAYSIKRLLASTEQVRPELTAEGLSRMSWRQTLSRLRNWIKDHFTEFVFLVWLLIYWGTSLSSNLNIGVRHLLPTFPFVYILVGGGIIVLLKTERNRLFKLIKYSILIILILWQAVSVIKTYPHFLSYFNETVGGPNNGHTYAVDSNLDWGQDLKRLKTWIEKEGINEIYVDYFGGGDTTYYLGKRFRPWQGRWNPKKLPKGSYLAVSVTLLQGGKGQPAYGFDQPVGYYLWLDKYKLIKKIGYSIFVYYID
- the grpE gene encoding nucleotide exchange factor GrpE — encoded protein: MEGNTEEKNKREDNKKEKKLSVDEPKEKLKEFQRLAGEYLAGWKRSRADLLNYKKEEMNRISEALKYANKELILKILSVLDTFDLAEKRLPANLNNNEHIKGIFQIRNQLQDLLKNQKVEEIKVLGEKFDPNFQEVIEEVAVKPFSSEASEGRDKESGLVIEEVQKGYLLHGKILRPAKVKVSK
- the dnaK gene encoding molecular chaperone DnaK encodes the protein MAKILGIDLGTTFSAMAVIESGEPKIVENKEGARTTPSVVAITKTGERLVGVVAKRQQITNPQNTIFSIKRLMGRRFSDLVIQQDKKLLPYEIREREDGGVEVRIGDKWYTPPEVSAMILQKLKHDAEEKLGEKIIDAIITCPAYFDDSQRKATKVAGEIAGFNVKRVINEPTAAALAYGLTRKKEEQIVVYDFGGGTFDISILDVGTDTVEVKATGGDTHLGGDDFDQKIMDWVVTEFKKDQGIDLSKDSLALQRIKEAAEKAKIELSTTLETEVNIPFVTSDASGPKHLYYKLTRAQLENLVKDYIEQSIDLVKKTLKESKLDVKDIDEIVLVGGQTRMPKIQQELKDFFGKEAHKGINPDEVVAIGAAAEGGILGGEIKEVLLLDVTPLSLGIETMGQISTVLIQKNTTIPTSKTQIFSTASDSQTTVEVRVLQGERSMATDNKTLGRFILDGIPSAPRGIPQIEVTFDIDADGLLNVSAKDKASGKTQSVRIEGSSGLSKEEIEKMKKEAEAHTAEDQKKRELVEVRNSADNLIYTTEKTLKESGSKMNQDLKKEIEGKIENLKKIKEGDTIEETKSKIAELSQAIQKAGAELYRQTKEEKSAPKDDGSDSETGQEPRQGRDEKKPEAEEGEYKEK
- the dnaJ gene encoding molecular chaperone DnaJ — translated: MKDYYQILGVSRGASQDEIKKAYRKLAHKHHPDKGGDERKFKEINEAYQILSDKEKRNQYDRFDRVFEGAGVGPDFDFGNVWGRSGEGVEFDLGEMFEEFFGFTKTRGDLRKGRDIEMNLEIPLEYTLLGQEKKISLYKMLSCSRCQGSGAEPGTPVKECFSCRGAGEVQQIRRTFFGSFTKHIICPECNGEGQKPERPCNVCKGEGRIKGNDNIKVFIPAGVDSNQVIKINGKGEAGRRGAKSGNLYVRILIKPHSIFQRKGDNLYLKIPVSFSQAALGDEIEISTLEGRKILLKIPRGTESGNILRISQKGIPRFSGHGRGDLYIELSIRTPRKLTRKQKELLEKLKEEGI